Proteins found in one Plasmodium knowlesi strain H genome assembly, chromosome: 12 genomic segment:
- a CDS encoding RNA-binding protein, putative: MEFETTRSRGAKYPYEASDDSRRAPNDDRGVERYPRERHNSPRARRSRSHSYRGKRNSMENHAGGDRYHMDARGRRERSPDSNHPSRESHIKRSEDNSMDEARWRVRRGERDNREDRDERLERGERRSYRGHSDSRERKERRERRDHRDRRERRDRDGRKRKSSRLNPNLSSSHERSRSRERRRRRLQAECIKKAGGFKKLADMEGHETTSVFWDGFQWVAKTNHSSTSHLDPAVMNSTRKLRRLYFGNLPLHLGLSENEFQETIWDEMKKRKFCNDDNINPVLYVWFAKDKGNYGFVEFSTVEETERALTMDGMLCRGVALKVSRPNDYSSTNTMKHNQPSLLQSVGAVASGVATGVVSGVVSGGGSVYGKPPPPPGAPPPSVLTGAMDNQSDLETKYLRVLEIVSEQSINTEDYSSIVEDIKDGFHSQGIIINAILITPKYAHTTPFSVGDVLIEFENASSVDSSIANMSNRKYEGRIIRMEKLDEATYDMHVKPIIRDLYEQNGI, from the exons ATGGAGTTTGAGACCACCAGAAGCAGGGGAGCTAAGTACCCATACGAGGCAAGCGACGATAGCAGGAGAGCTCCAAATGATGACAGAGGCGTGGAAAG GTATCCACGGGAGAGACACAACTCGCCAAGGGCACGTAGAAGTAGGTCTCACTCATATCGAGGGAAAAGAAACTCAATGGAAAATCACGCAGGTGGCGACAGGTACCATATGGAtgcaagaggaagaagagagagGAGCCCAGACAGTAACCATCCCTCACGAGAGTCACACATAAAGAGGAGTGAAGACAATTCAATGGACGAAGCAAGGTGGCGGGTTAGGAGAGGAGAGCGTGATAATCGTGAAGATCGTGATGAGCGGTTAGAACGAGGGGAACGCCGCTCCTACCGCGGACACAGTGACAGtcgagaaaggaaggaacgcCGAGAAAGGCGGGATCACAGAGACAGGAGAGAAAGACGAGATAgggatggaaggaaaaggaagtccAGTAGACTCAACCCGAATTTGTCTTCCTCCCATGAGCGCTCCAGGTCGAGGGAGAGGCGAAGAAGGAGGTTACAGGCAGAATGCATTAAAAAAGCAGGAGGATTTAAAAAGCTAGCTGACATGGAAGGACATGAAACAACGAGCGTTTTTTGGGATGGGTTCCAGTGGGTAGCGAAAACGAATCACTCATCTACCTCGCACTTAGATCCTGCAGTAATGAACTCCACGAGAAAATTGAGACGCCTATATTTTGGTAATTTACCTCTACATCTAGGATTATCAGAAAACGAATTCCAAGAAACTATCTGGGAtgagatgaagaaaagaaagttcTGTAATGACGATAACATCAATCCTGTTCTTTACGTTTGGTTTGCCAAAGACAAGGGTAACTATGGGTTCGTTGAGTTTTCCACTGTAGAGGAAACAGAGAGGGCTCTAACCATGGACGGTATGCTCTGTAGGGGGGTTGCGCTTAAGGTTTCCAGACCGAATGACTATTCCTCTACCAACACGATGAAGCATAACCAACCGTCTCTGCTGCAGAGCGTTGGCGCAGTGGCTAGTGGAGTGGCTACCGGAGTGGTTAGTGGAGTGGTTAGCGGCGGGGGTAGCGTGTACGGCAAGCCCCCCCCACCACCAGGCGCTCCCCCTCCATCCGTCCTGACGGGAGCAATGGACAACCAAAGTGACCTCGAAACCAAGTACCTACGCGTGCTAGAAATTGTTTCTGAACAGTCAATTAACACTGAAGATTATTCATCTATAGTGGAAGACATCAAGGATGGCTTTCACTCACAGGGAATAATAATCAACGCCATTTTAATAACCCCCAAGTATGCACACACAACCCCCTTCAGTGTAGGAGATGTTTTGATAGAGTTTGAAAACGCTTCTTCTGTGGACAGTAGCATTGCAAATATGTCCAACCGTAAGTATGAAGGAAGGATAATTAGAATGGAAAAGTTGGATGAAGCCACTTACGACATGCACGTCAAGCCCATCATCAGGGATCtttatgaacaaaatgggatATAG
- a CDS encoding GTPase-activating protein, putative, with protein MQANDRVRNFAEDIQKIRIWNRIYERKMELFHLKKLIQQEIAGTSGGIGKETEGGGGRGQTDWTNFSVDRKERAPSSGNAGKSKLSFFLTPPLSYDNYFNLKKTEKKSTIMCRKERGKLLTIKECAMPANGDHGERKESGNRREKCLSSGRFYAKGGVSTNGEENVPVKSEQKDEKTNVRDAQWEKRTVTLEKKKNYFTCMSKHLDGYIKEQVKKGVPDHLRGFIWQILVQSYEYRKETNLTEKNHTNERDSSTYQYYLSITNQYENTIKKDMNRTYPKHILFKNNYEQGQQILFNILKAYSNYNKSLGYCQGMAFIVATFILYMNEEDAFYMLVALIEKYHLNDLFSSDMSLLNEDLFILDQLLLVFFPKIYFHLRKENVHSSMFASQWFVTLFSYSISIIYVVRIWDFFFIYGHSFLFKVALAYFKLQEEAILRESFEEILNRLKVLSRHVELNPLIDTALGLDLPEETIARLSAEYRARSGKVVRRYQKDGVMERCLPTPPSQVQEVVGEVVHGKMELFHEE; from the coding sequence ATGCAAGCAAACGACAGGGTTCGAAACTTCGCGGAGGACATCCAGAAAATCAGAATATGGAACCGCATATATGAGAGGAAGATGGAGCTTTTTCATTTGAAGAAGTTAATTCAACAAGAAATAGCAGGAACATCAGGTGGCATAGGGAAAGAGACCGAgggtggaggaggaagaggtcAAACGGATTGGACGAACTTCAGTGTGGACCGCAAGGAAAGGGCACCGAGCAGTGGCAATGCAGGTAAAAGCAAACTGTCCTTCTTTTTGACCCCCCCCTTATCGTACGATAACTattttaatttgaaaaaaactgaaaagaaGAGCACGATAATGtgtaggaaggaaagggggaaactTCTAACGATAAAGGAGTGTGCGATGCCTGCAAATGGTGATCATGGTGAGCGCAAAGAGAGTGGAaatagaagggaaaaatgtttATCCAGTGGAAGATTCTATGCCAAGGGAGGAGTGAGTACAAATGGTGAAGAAAACGTTCCGGTGAAGAGTGAgcagaaggatgaaaaaacaaatgtcaGAGACGCCCAGTGGGAGAAAAGGACAGTCActcttgaaaaaaagaaaaactattTTACCTGCATGAGCAAGCATCTTGATGGTTACATAAAGGAACAAGTAAAGAAAGGAGTGCCCGATCACTTGAGAGGCTTCATATGGCAGATATTAGTACAGTCATATGAATACAGAAAGGAGACTAAcctcacagaaaaaaatcatacaAATGAGAGAGATAGTAGTACATACCAATATTACTTGAGTATAACTAACCAATACGAAAATACAATCAAGAAAGATATGAACAGGACATACCCCAAacacattttatttaaaaataattatgaacaaGGTCAGCAAATATTATTTAATATTCTAAAGGCTTACAGTAATTATAACAAAAGCTTGGGTTACTGTCAAGGGATGGCATTTATCGTGGCGacttttattctttacatgaatgaagaagatgctTTTTATATGTTGGTAGCTTTAATAGAGAAGTACCATCTGAATGATCTATTCTCTTCCGATATGTCGTTACTAAATGAGGATTTGTTCATCCTAGACCAACTACTACTTGTATTCTTcccaaaaatatatttccatctgaggaaggaaaacgtACACTCGAGTATGTTTGCCTCCCAGTGGTTTGTCACTCTCTTCTCCTACAGTATTAGCATCATCTACGTAGTTAGGAtttgggattttttttttatctatggtcattcgtttttatttaaaGTGGCTCTGGCGTATTTTAAGCTACAGGAGGAGGCCATTCTGCGAGAATCCTTTGAGGAAATCCTGAACAGGTTAAAGGTTCTGTCTAGGCACGTCGAGCTGAACCCCCTTATTGATACAGCTCTGGGACTGGACCTACCCGAAGAAACCATTGCACGCCTCTCTGCGGAATATCGCGCACGTAGTGGCAAAGTGGTAAGGCGGTATCAGAAGGACGGGGTGATGGAACGATGTCTTCCCACCCCGCCGTCACAGGTCCAGGAAGTCGTCGGAGAAGTCGTCCACGGGAAGATGGAACTCTTTCATGAAGAATGA
- a CDS encoding WD repeat-containing protein, putative — MGEEGGIDHVHMKRFDLYASFPNEGYISSIDLLNNLIATTNTKNGIQIYDVNEKREKLTYSIEDIVINDIKLLKSGLEESADSGTECQVNECLFSSYEKNKKCKIYHFHLLDKKVIHVFEFLSEIVENSFVLHPDTHIFIVALRSKELVVTHIKNKTTIYRTNVNNEHCIASYNKTGIIYAYTVSTDAIYLCSCFADDYNDEFFANFDVTKLTANNNVCTHIDFSFDEKKMLIATQDGSIYTLDAYTGDVLYSYSFLYDSNSPLASSIVPSYPIYSFDSNYVLSGGRDGNLHVWDIMGNPVCKKKIDNHVLFVKWIYNRVAFVTTSNYLLIWQIPKDN; from the exons ATGGGTGAAGAAGGTGGCATTGACCACGTCCATATGAAACG ATTTGACCTGTACGCATCCTTCCCAAATGAGGGGTACATCTCCAGCATAGATTTGCTTAACAACTTAATCGCTACGACGAACACGAAGAATGGGATACAGATTTACGATGTGaacgaaaaaagagaaaaactaACATACAGTATTGAAGACATAGTAATTAATGACATCAAGCTATTAAAAAGCGGATTGGAGGAAAGTGCTGATTCTGGCACAGAGTGCCAAGTGAACGAATGCCTCTTCAGTTCATacgagaaaaataaaaagtgcaaaatatATCATTTCCATTTGCTTGACAAGAAGGTGATACATGTATTTGAATTTCTCAGCGAAATTGTTGAGAACAGCTTTGTCTTGCATCCAGACACGCACATTTTCATCGTGGCGCTGAGGAGTAAGGAACTGGTAGTTACACACATAAAGAACAAAACTACTATTTACAGGACCAATGTAAACAATGAGCATTGTATAGCTAGCTACAACAAGACGGGCATTATCTACGCCTATACGGTGAGCACCGATGCGATTTACCTATGCAGCTGTTTTGCGGATGATTACAACgatgaattttttgcaaacttTGACGTTACAAAACTTACGGCAAATAACAATGTTTGTACACACATAGACTTTTCATTcgatgagaagaaaatgctTATAGCGACACAGGATGGTTCCATTTACACGTTGGACGCCTACACAGGGGATGTGCTCTACTCGTACAGCTTCCTCTACGACAGCAACTCTCCGCTGGCCTCGTCCATTGTACCTTCCTACCCGATTTATTCGTTCGATTCGAATTATGTGCTCTCCG GCGGAAGAGATGGAAACCTCCACGTCTGGGACATAATGGGAAACCccgtgtgcaaaaaaaaaattgacaaccACGTTTTGTTTGTAAAATGGATATACAACCGAGTAGCTTTTGTAACGA CTAGCAATTACCTCCTAATCTGGCAGATACCGAAGGATAATTAA